A DNA window from Anas platyrhynchos isolate ZD024472 breed Pekin duck chromosome 33, IASCAAS_PekinDuck_T2T, whole genome shotgun sequence contains the following coding sequences:
- the LOC140000215 gene encoding latent-transforming growth factor beta-binding protein 4-like, producing the protein MGSRCRGASPWGQDGDGEQGPSGDSGDPPMGLSFWGTAPRSPPQCPHRPLPPKKRHLPACRRGRVRRGGVPLRPPRRLPQPPRLLPVRLPPGLRGRPARPPLPGRGRVRDAAGGVRGGALRERGRLLPLPLPRRGARVRSGDGDVRGTPPSDPTPPAPPGAVEAPPGLAACFSPACGVLAPNVSRQQCCCSVGGAWGVRCPPPRPCPTPGTAEHRALCPHGTGQTTGPQGSAADVDECRVFAPQLCRGGVCINTAPGFSCYCPSGYYYEQEHLQCVDNDECQDEDAEPCIGGRCVNTVGSYFCSCAPPLVLDGSQRRCVTNDTRAMDDFEFLCNVLRPPGPGLGPPYEYGPEYPPHYGLPYGPLPFGGPGPRLPPPGLRADYDPYGLGGGYDPRGDALYAAPPRYEDLEDFEGSRRGPPRSSRPRSPPSAPQDPPPWLFQPHGVAERPGRASEDGEFGGGRD; encoded by the exons atggggtcgaggtgcaggggggcttctccatggggtcaggatggagacggagagcagggaccatcgggggacagtggggacccccccatggggctgagcttttgggggacggctccacgctcccccccccaatgtccccaccgccccctccccccaaaaaaacgtcACCTCCCCGCTTGCAGACGAGGACGAGTGcgccgagggggggtcccgctgcggCCCCCACGCCGCCTGCCACAacctccccggctccttccagtgcgcctgccaccagggctacgaggccgcccggcacggccaccactgccagg acgtggacgagtgcgcgaCGCTGCCGGGGGTGTGCGGGGCGGCGCGCTGCGAGAACGTGGacggctccttcctctgcctctgccccgacGGGGGGCACGAGTTCGATCCGGTGACGGGGACGtgcgggggaccccccccagcgacCCCACTcctccggccccccccggagccgtggAAGCCCCCCCGGGCTTGGCGGCGTGCTTCAGCCCCGCCTGCGGGGTGCTGGCGCCCAACGTCAgccggcagcagtgctgctgcagcgtggggggcgcctggggggtccgctgcccccccccgaggccgtgccccacgcctggaaccg ccgagcaccgagccctctgcccccacggGACCGGCCAGACCACggggccccagggctcagcagcag atgtggacgagtgccgggTGTTCGCGCCgcagctgtgccgggggggggtctgcaTCAACACCGCCCCcggcttcagctgctactgCCCCAGCGGCTACTACTACGAGCAGGAGCACCTGCAGTGCGTgg ataacgACGAGTGCCAGGACGAGGACGCGGAGCCGTGCATCGGGGGCCGCTGCGTCAACACGGTGGGCTCCTACTTCtgctcctgcgccccccccctggTGCTGGACGGCTCCCAGCGCCGCTGCGTCACCAACGACACCCGCGCCATGG atgactTCGAGTTCCTCTGCAAcgtcctgcgcccccccggcccggggctgggccccccctaCGAATACGGCCCCGAATACCCCCCCCACTACGGGCTGCCCTacggccccctcccctttgggggtccgggcccccgcctgccccccccggggctgcgcgccGACTACGACCcctatgggctgggggggggctacgACCCCCGCGGGGACGCCCTttacgccgcccccccccgctacGAGGACTTGGAGGATTTCGAGGGGtcccgccggggccccccccgctcctcccggccccgcagcccccccagcgccccccaggacccccccccgtggCTCTTCCAGCCCCATGGTGTGGCCGAGCGGCCGGGGCGAGCCAGCGAGGATggtgagtttgggggggggcgggattga
- the LOC140000351 gene encoding protein YIF1B-like, protein MEPPGAAAGLAPKRRGPGPAPPRMAEPRPLFDDTSGGAAPPPHGPARAYGAPPAAPPASSASRLPPPAAAFLAEPVSSLAAAYGSSLASQGRDIVDRNVCPLPTQDIV, encoded by the exons ATGGAGcccccgggagcggcggcggggctcg cccccaagcgccgcggcccgggcccggcccctccgcggATGGCGGAGCCGCGGCCGCTCTTCGACGAcaccagcggcggggccgccccccccccccacggcccggcccgggcctacggggcccccccggcggcccccccggcgtcCTCCGcatcccgcctgcccccccccgccgccgccttcctGGCCGAGCCCGTGTCCAGCCTGGCCGCCGCCTAcggcagcagcttggccagccagGGCCGGGACATCGTGGACCGGAAC gtctgcccccttccaactcaggatattgtatga